The Fulvivirga maritima genome segment ACTTTTGCCTTGTTGGCTTACTTCTGCTATGCTTAGGCCGGAAATGCTAAACAGCAGTAATGTCATTATGAATTTATACATTCTGTTTAATTTATTGAGAAGATTTTCAATGGTGAATTTATAAGAAACTAAATAATGATCCAAAGGGTGATAGAAATTAGTAAATCGATTTAGCGATAATTTGAAGAAAATTTGTTAAACTAGTTGGTGTTCAATTGGGCGCTAACTAATTGAATACATGCTTTACCACGGTCTATTAAAAATTACTCATACTATGGAGAAAATATTTCAATCAAAATCTAAGGCATTTACCATATATACTTTGCTGGTAGTCTTAGCTCTTTTTTCAACTGCTTTTAATTCAATACAAGCACAGTCAAGGGAGGTGTTTAGCAGGTATAATTATTATATGCCTAATAATAAGGTTGAGCTGATCGCTGTACTACCTGAAGAAATTAATAAAAATGGATGGAACATTGACCTATGGTTTGGAGAAAAGCATTTAGATATTACGGAAGCTCATGTTGATAATAGATTGGTGGCTACTCTACAAAATGCTTCCCTTCCTCAAGGCGTATCAGCATTAAAATACTCCTTGACTAAAAATAAAGCAGTAATTCAAGAAGGTCATATAAAGGTGACGTTGCTGCCTGCGAAATCTAATGCCGTTCAAATTGATAGGTTAACTGGTGGATTAATCGCTGATGGTCTTCCATTTTTTCCTTTCGGCTTTTATTGTGTACCAGTGGGTAATCTGCCTGAAAAGGAAGTGGTGCATGGTATGAATTTAATAGGACCATATCAGGATAATCAACCTGAAGGTTTAGCCCAGCGTAAGGCCTATATGGATCGGTGTGCTGAGCTAGGAATAAAAGTGCAATATGCTGTGAATTCATTAATAGGCAGTGGTCATAACGGGGCACCAGGTTTAGATATGCCGAAGGAGGAAAAAATAGCTTTGTTGAAAAGTGAGATAGGGACTTTTAAAGATCATCCAGCACTTTTATCGTGGTATATAAATGATGAGCCAGATGGACAGGGCAGGCCGGCTTCCATCCTGGAAGAGGCATATGATGTTATTCATGAGGTAGATCCGTATCATCCTGTTTCAATTGTTTTTATGATGCCTTCTCGAGCTGCAGAATTTGAAAACACAATGGACATAGCCATGACTGACCCTTATCCGATCCCTAAAGCGCCTGAAGAAGTTTTATATAATCTAAATGGTTATACAGATGCCTATCAATATAAGAAGTCAGTGTGGATGGTGCCTCAGGCTTTTGGTGGTCAAGAAATGTGGGAAAGAGAACCTACTGCCAATGAGCTAAGGGTAATGACGTATATGGGCCTGATCTCAGGTGCAAAAGGGATTCAATATTATATCAGAGGTGAGGGTAATATTAATCCTCAAGCGGTATCTGCGTGGTCAGAGTGTAGTAATATGGCAGTAGAAGTTTCGCAAATGGCTTCATTTCTACTGTCTGCAGACTTAGCTCCGGAGGCGAAGGTCTCAGACGATCGTATTCTCACTAAAGCCTTTAAATACCAAGGCAACCTACTTGTAATAGCCGTTAATAAAGATAACAAGCCCAAAAGTTTGGATATAGATATTGAGAATGATGGCGTGAATTATAAGCAAGAAGCTGAGTTATGGTTTGAAAACAGATCTGTAGCTTATGGTGACAATCACATCCATGATATGATCGATGCTCTAAGTACCAGGGTTTATCTAATTCATAAAGGAGACTCTGAGGAAGTAGCTAAGGTGTCAAGCAAAAACTTAATTGTTAACCCAAGTTTTGAAGAGGTAACAAGTGCGGGGCAGTCCATTGGTTTCAATAAAACCTATACAGATTTTGCTCAGAAGGATCTGGGAGCTACCGTATTCACTGACCCTAGGTTGAGTGTAGATGGAATGCTAAGCCTTAGAGTGATAAGCCCCAGGGATAACGGAGGGAATAAAATTCGTTTTTTACCATTGGTAGTAAATAAGGATAATAGCTATGAAGTTTCTATTTGGGGAATGGCCAAAGCACAGGAAAAAATGCCTTCTTTTACTTTGTCTATGAAGTTAATGAATGAACAACGCTCCTTTCAATTAACCTCTGAATGGAAAAAATACTCATTTGTATTTACTGCACCCGTTTCTTCTACTAACAACCTCCTTACTCTGGAAATGAAAGATAGTGGTACTGGTTGGTTCGATTTACTGCAAATGTGCCCTACACCCGTTATTAATTATGAAATAACACCTGAGAATATAGCTGAAGTGACTATTGAAGGGGGTGAAGAGAAAGGCAAAATCCGATTTGATATTGATAAAGAACCTACTGCTAAAAGTAGTATTTATAAGAGGCCGATTACAATTAAAAAATCAGCCACAGTTTATGCCGCGATATTTGACGGTAAAAAGGAATATGCTGCTTCTCAATTATTTATTCCTGTCAATCGGGCGCTGGGAAAGCCTGCTACTTTGAAGAATCCTGCTCATGCCCAGTACCCGGCCAATGGAGCAAATAGCCTAACCGACGGTGTTATGGGATCTACTGCTTTTAAAGACGGGAAATGGTTAGGGTTTAGTGGTACTGATATGATAGCGACGGTTGATTTGAAAGAGCTTACTCAAATCAATAAGGTGAGCGGCAGCTTTTTATGTGATCCTAATAGCGGTATTTTCCTGCCCACCAAAATAGAGGTATATACTTCTGTAGACGGTGTTAATTTCGATTTTGTAGGCGAACAAGAAAATTTGGCAGGAAATGTAAGAGGCGAGCCGGTGGTTCATCAGTTGTCGGTAGAAATAAAAGATCAGCAGGTGCGCTATGTGAGGCTAAAAGCCAAAGCTTACGGTCGAATTCCTGAAGGCTATCTTTTTACAGGCTCTATTTCATGGCTGTTTGCTGATGAAATATTGATTGAGTGAAAAGGAAATAAACCGTATTATGTTTTCAAGAAATGTCTTCCGGCAGCTTTATCTGATCAGAGTAGAATTTCATTCTAGAATGGTTTTGGTCTAGCGGCTGTATCCTTTCTATAAAGTCATGCTTATGATTATAAAAAACTTCCACATAAAAATTATGTAGGAGGTAAAGATTCACTTTGTAGCCATAATAACGAATAGAAACTACAAAATCACCCTCAAGAAAGAGTGTTCGCAGTTTTTCCCGAGCGGGCAATTCGTTAAAAAAGACATGGCTTTGAATCATATCGTCATTTTTCGAAAATAAGAAGCGAAAAGTTAAGAGTAATAGAGCTAAAAATGAAGGAGAAGAGGAAAATAAAAAAGCCTTCTTGATCTAAGAAGGCTTTTGGGTGGAAGATCGGGCTCGAACCGACGACCTCCTGAACCACAATCAGGCGTTCTAACCAACTGAACTACAACCACCATTTTTCCCTAAAGGGACTGCAAATTTAGAGAGTAGTTCTGAATTTACAAATACTATTTCAGGAAAATATTTTTATCTTTTATTAAAAAGTAGTCTATGGCCCTTTTTGCCCTCATTAAAGGTGC includes the following:
- a CDS encoding carbohydrate binding domain-containing protein, with amino-acid sequence MEKIFQSKSKAFTIYTLLVVLALFSTAFNSIQAQSREVFSRYNYYMPNNKVELIAVLPEEINKNGWNIDLWFGEKHLDITEAHVDNRLVATLQNASLPQGVSALKYSLTKNKAVIQEGHIKVTLLPAKSNAVQIDRLTGGLIADGLPFFPFGFYCVPVGNLPEKEVVHGMNLIGPYQDNQPEGLAQRKAYMDRCAELGIKVQYAVNSLIGSGHNGAPGLDMPKEEKIALLKSEIGTFKDHPALLSWYINDEPDGQGRPASILEEAYDVIHEVDPYHPVSIVFMMPSRAAEFENTMDIAMTDPYPIPKAPEEVLYNLNGYTDAYQYKKSVWMVPQAFGGQEMWEREPTANELRVMTYMGLISGAKGIQYYIRGEGNINPQAVSAWSECSNMAVEVSQMASFLLSADLAPEAKVSDDRILTKAFKYQGNLLVIAVNKDNKPKSLDIDIENDGVNYKQEAELWFENRSVAYGDNHIHDMIDALSTRVYLIHKGDSEEVAKVSSKNLIVNPSFEEVTSAGQSIGFNKTYTDFAQKDLGATVFTDPRLSVDGMLSLRVISPRDNGGNKIRFLPLVVNKDNSYEVSIWGMAKAQEKMPSFTLSMKLMNEQRSFQLTSEWKKYSFVFTAPVSSTNNLLTLEMKDSGTGWFDLLQMCPTPVINYEITPENIAEVTIEGGEEKGKIRFDIDKEPTAKSSIYKRPITIKKSATVYAAIFDGKKEYAASQLFIPVNRALGKPATLKNPAHAQYPANGANSLTDGVMGSTAFKDGKWLGFSGTDMIATVDLKELTQINKVSGSFLCDPNSGIFLPTKIEVYTSVDGVNFDFVGEQENLAGNVRGEPVVHQLSVEIKDQQVRYVRLKAKAYGRIPEGYLFTGSISWLFADEILIE